In Candidatus Nitrosarchaeum limnium SFB1, the following proteins share a genomic window:
- a CDS encoding putative HNH endonuclease encodes MNGYARKKWYGFLAQRDGEHCYICNRIPPEFQLIIEHKDNNNANNNPENLRLSCRRCNYIKNPRGPVDLSACVNMVNDDTSAEIDINTRKEPLFRKFVFHLLNEQNKVSQHEVIYSGAEELGISPVTARRYLEKMCSGRGLLMKSNEIKTIMIKYKPKPPGI; translated from the coding sequence ATGAATGGATATGCAAGAAAGAAATGGTATGGATTTTTAGCTCAAAGAGATGGAGAACACTGTTACATCTGTAACAGAATACCTCCCGAATTTCAATTAATTATTGAACATAAAGATAATAACAATGCAAACAACAACCCTGAAAATCTTAGGTTGTCTTGTAGGCGATGTAATTATATCAAGAACCCAAGAGGACCAGTCGACTTGAGTGCGTGTGTGAATATGGTAAATGATGATACATCTGCTGAAATTGATATTAACACAAGAAAAGAGCCACTTTTTAGAAAATTTGTTTTTCATCTATTAAATGAACAGAATAAAGTTTCACAACACGAGGTTATCTATTCTGGTGCTGAAGAGCTTGGAATTTCACCAGTAACAGCACGTCGTTATTTAGAAAAAATGTGTTCAGGCAGGGGACTATTGATGAAATCTAATGAAATTAAGACAATTATGATAAAATACAAGCCAAAACCACCTGGAATTTAG
- a CDS encoding integrase family protein: MSFLTKIKNVQTYLDSLKVRSPHTIQGVKYSLIKFEKFVENKYKGKNLEDILDELNRLDKSNQETALIDLLQDFVNYLDGIGMHPSTMKGYFSTAKRYLRYRGFKIYNEDISQNIILPRVVEEEKHPLTKEEIKKILDNSSVKRKTLYLTLLSSGMRIGECVSLRKRDFDVITHDRIAINIPGKFTKTKKPRTTFVSNEAAEYLKVILSKIKDDDLVFTKNPISDKAKLTEEVTFDRIRKKTNLTEKYDSKTHKISLQSFRAFFITKCNRVDFGVGHALAGHSLYMKRYDRLTLEEKLEYYKKAEPELCIYRDSTLTKQQSNEIDDLKANLAELTKRYEIDTARKDEEISELSHDLNVVTRFFDEYYNLNDVAMKINNDLSTKSR; the protein is encoded by the coding sequence ATGTCCTTTCTAACTAAAATCAAAAATGTACAAACTTACCTGGATTCTCTGAAAGTTCGTTCTCCTCATACCATTCAAGGAGTAAAATATTCGCTAATAAAATTCGAGAAATTTGTAGAAAATAAATACAAAGGAAAAAATCTGGAAGATATTTTAGATGAGCTAAATAGATTAGATAAATCAAATCAGGAAACTGCACTAATTGATCTACTGCAAGATTTTGTAAATTATTTGGATGGTATAGGAATGCATCCATCTACAATGAAGGGATACTTTAGCACTGCAAAACGATACCTGAGGTATAGAGGATTCAAAATTTACAACGAAGACATTTCTCAGAACATCATTCTACCACGAGTAGTAGAGGAAGAAAAACACCCACTAACAAAAGAAGAGATAAAAAAAATTCTGGATAATTCCAGCGTAAAAAGAAAAACACTCTATCTAACTTTGTTAAGTTCTGGCATGAGAATAGGAGAATGTGTGTCTCTGAGAAAAAGAGACTTTGATGTTATTACTCATGATAGAATTGCAATAAACATACCTGGCAAATTTACAAAGACCAAAAAACCAAGAACAACATTTGTTAGTAATGAAGCCGCAGAATACCTCAAAGTAATTCTATCTAAAATTAAAGATGACGATCTAGTGTTTACTAAAAATCCAATATCTGATAAAGCCAAACTCACTGAAGAGGTTACCTTTGATAGAATACGCAAAAAGACAAACCTAACTGAAAAGTATGATTCAAAGACACACAAGATAAGTCTTCAAAGTTTTAGGGCATTTTTTATTACAAAATGCAATAGAGTTGATTTTGGAGTAGGTCACGCTCTAGCAGGACATAGTTTGTACATGAAAAGATATGATAGACTAACCCTAGAGGAGAAACTAGAATACTACAAAAAAGCCGAGCCTGAATTATGTATCTATAGGGATTCTACTCTTACGAAGCAGCAAAGTAATGAGATTGATGATCTAAAAGCAAATCTTGCAGAACTCACAAAACGATATGAGATTGATACTGCAAGAAAAGATGAAGAAATATCAGAACTCAGCCATGATCTAAATGTAGTAACTAGATTCTTTGATGAATATTATAATCTAAATGATGTAGCAATGAAAATAAACAATGATCTAAGTACAAAGAGTAGATAG
- a CDS encoding hypothetical protein (hypothetical protein CENSYa_0855), whose amino-acid sequence MPKKQEKMNFSELALIDLASKLLIETYGYAKDQIATYYKIKDKNENEITLDVVVLNHDKTEIDIIVEAIGQKVDSIAEEFEVEEFTTLMQNTTAKYGIIFFGTNHYFFKKIYGNNIIEVSDIPNVSGDISKKQLPIENVQKRLWRIFDILRGHIDASEYLEIVLTLFYVKLIDETKFDNQIFSNLGLEKKSQIDQLSKLFTVDESNLDTFSLEKLEKLDPNELTNLLYAVREFSISQTNPDAWNYAVFKFQEQLGFKSNVNSLPESVTGFIYQYITTGGNTEDLKFRNIAFGFLDSGKIIFDFLNFITDDHDFSQKQLEEYAEQNLSIIEPNITKIKIVKLLLALSRLKVQSHIEHPEDIHFERKFDCIVTQPPFNWKIQRATRVERNFENHELIKMIELVRDGGFLVAILPPSFLFSNDARNTREIISNNCYIRGIIHLPSILQTISIRPVMLLLQKKYADDNPIKENYKVFMSDIDINLKRHERFDDRILSNVWEKFMELQLTNKIKDENDSWFAIPIQNLVVDRWTLKDKSPMMKRILEINNPIKLKETVQAIISGKDYPPMNLEFKEIPIIKIGDIESNGLIKTEIIETARVPKKDFDKGKIPIVKENDILFSIRGKIGKVGLVTKSQEGATINQNLVILRPHIPSKDASFLLYYLKSEIVRYQLEHIQYGSVIFAVRIKDLENLLLPKPDGVKIQKINELKKEIEKYRKLLLEAENKLNEIWSIEDDN is encoded by the coding sequence ATGCCTAAAAAACAAGAAAAAATGAATTTTTCAGAATTAGCTTTAATTGATTTGGCCTCAAAACTACTAATTGAGACATATGGATATGCAAAAGATCAGATTGCAACATATTACAAGATTAAAGACAAAAATGAAAATGAGATTACTCTAGATGTAGTTGTTCTTAATCATGATAAAACGGAAATAGACATAATTGTAGAAGCCATAGGTCAGAAAGTAGATTCTATAGCAGAAGAGTTTGAAGTAGAAGAATTTACCACATTAATGCAAAATACAACTGCAAAATATGGAATTATATTTTTTGGAACAAATCATTATTTCTTTAAGAAAATTTATGGAAATAATATCATCGAAGTATCAGACATTCCAAATGTTTCAGGAGACATTTCTAAAAAACAATTACCAATTGAAAATGTTCAAAAAAGATTATGGAGAATTTTTGATATTTTAAGAGGGCATATAGATGCATCAGAGTATTTAGAAATAGTATTAACTTTATTTTATGTAAAATTAATTGATGAAACTAAATTTGATAATCAGATATTTTCCAATCTGGGATTAGAAAAAAAGTCACAGATAGACCAATTGTCAAAACTATTTACTGTAGATGAATCAAATTTAGATACATTTAGTTTAGAAAAACTGGAAAAACTAGATCCAAACGAACTAACAAATTTACTTTATGCAGTAAGAGAATTTTCAATTAGCCAAACTAATCCAGACGCATGGAATTATGCAGTTTTTAAATTTCAAGAACAACTCGGTTTCAAATCAAACGTAAATTCACTTCCTGAATCAGTTACTGGATTTATTTATCAGTATATCACCACAGGTGGAAATACTGAAGATCTAAAATTTAGAAATATTGCTTTTGGTTTTCTTGATAGTGGAAAAATTATTTTTGATTTTCTCAATTTCATTACAGATGATCATGATTTTTCACAAAAACAATTAGAAGAATATGCTGAACAAAATCTAAGCATAATTGAGCCTAATATTACCAAAATTAAGATTGTTAAATTATTACTTGCACTAAGTAGACTGAAAGTTCAATCACACATAGAGCATCCAGAGGATATACACTTTGAAAGAAAATTTGATTGTATAGTAACACAACCACCATTTAATTGGAAAATACAAAGAGCAACAAGAGTTGAAAGAAATTTTGAGAATCATGAATTAATTAAAATGATTGAGTTAGTACGGGATGGTGGATTTTTAGTAGCAATATTACCACCTAGTTTTCTTTTCAGTAATGATGCAAGAAACACAAGAGAAATAATTTCTAATAATTGTTACATCAGAGGAATAATTCACCTACCAAGTATTCTTCAAACTATATCAATACGACCAGTAATGTTACTATTACAAAAAAAATATGCAGATGACAATCCCATAAAAGAAAATTATAAAGTCTTCATGTCAGATATTGACATTAATCTAAAAAGACATGAAAGATTTGATGATAGGATTCTATCAAATGTTTGGGAAAAATTCATGGAATTACAATTAACAAATAAAATAAAAGATGAAAATGATTCATGGTTTGCAATACCAATTCAAAATTTAGTAGTAGACAGATGGACTTTGAAAGATAAAAGTCCCATGATGAAAAGGATTCTAGAAATTAATAACCCAATAAAATTAAAAGAAACAGTACAAGCAATTATTTCAGGCAAAGATTATCCTCCAATGAATTTAGAATTCAAAGAAATTCCCATTATCAAAATAGGAGATATTGAATCAAATGGTTTGATAAAAACTGAGATTATTGAAACTGCAAGAGTTCCAAAAAAAGATTTTGATAAAGGAAAAATTCCAATTGTAAAAGAAAATGATATTCTTTTTTCTATAAGAGGTAAAATAGGTAAAGTGGGATTAGTTACTAAAAGTCAAGAAGGAGCTACTATCAACCAAAATTTGGTTATTTTACGCCCACACATACCCTCAAAAGATGCATCTTTTCTTCTATACTATCTGAAAAGCGAAATTGTGAGATATCAATTAGAACACATACAATATGGAAGTGTAATATTTGCTGTTAGAATTAAAGATCTAGAAAATTTGCTATTACCTAAACCAGATGGGGTAAAAATTCAAAAAATTAACGAATTAAAAAAAGAAATTGAAAAGTACAGAAAACTTTTGTTAGAAGCGGAAAATAAATTAAATGAAATCTGGAGTATTGAAGATGACAATTAA